One Panthera leo isolate Ple1 chromosome B1, P.leo_Ple1_pat1.1, whole genome shotgun sequence DNA window includes the following coding sequences:
- the LOC122216995 gene encoding NADH dehydrogenase [ubiquinone] 1 beta subcomplex subunit 4-like: MSFPKYQPSRLATLPSTLDPAEYDVSPEARKAQAEWLAIRSRLKREYLLQYNDPSRRGLIEDPALIRWTYARSANIYPNFRPTPKTSLLGALFGIGPLFFWYYVFKTDRDRKEKLIQE, from the coding sequence ATGTCGTTCCCCAAGTACCAGCCTTCGCGCCTGGCCACTCTACCCTCCACCCTCGACCCAGCCGAATACGACGTATCTCCAGAAGCCCGGAAGGCGCAAGCCGAGTGGTTGGCCATAAGATCCCGACTTAAACGGGAGTACCTGCTTCAGTACAACGACCCCAGCCGCCGAGGGCTCATCGAAGATCCTGCCTTGATTCGTTGGACCTATGCAAGATCAGCAAATATCTATCCCAATTTCAGACCCACTCCCAAGACCTCACTCTTAGGAGCTCTATTTGGAATTGGGCCCCTCTTCTTCTGGTATTATGTTTTCAAAACTGACagagataggaaagaaaaactgaTCCAGGAATGA